In one window of Leptospira sp. GIMC2001 DNA:
- a CDS encoding NmrA family NAD(P)-binding protein, whose translation MKIFVYGGTGTVGGFLIDELLAKGHEVYAGTRNVSNQKAEKNLNWVHVDSNQKTLGLEVLEKVERMFLLSPPGETEQFAILNPWVEKAKSVGISKVVLMTAMGVDSAPPEAPFRKLEIALENSGLNYNIIRPNWFMQNFNSFWIHGILADRKVYFPGGKANVSFIDAHDIASVAASLITDDSKKNLSYNLTGSESIDHDKAASIMSQVTGLDIQYVDVNPDDFYKSLVSAGLSEDYSKFLLYIASALRDGYAAPISNSVKELTGKDPITFEKYARTYKESWIK comes from the coding sequence ATGAAAATATTTGTATATGGCGGAACAGGAACAGTGGGAGGTTTTTTGATTGATGAACTATTGGCTAAAGGCCATGAAGTCTATGCTGGAACTAGAAATGTCTCTAATCAGAAAGCAGAAAAGAATCTTAACTGGGTTCATGTAGATTCGAATCAAAAGACTTTAGGTTTAGAAGTTTTGGAAAAGGTTGAACGTATGTTCCTTTTGTCTCCTCCAGGAGAGACAGAACAATTCGCAATTCTGAATCCCTGGGTTGAAAAAGCAAAATCGGTTGGTATATCTAAAGTAGTTTTGATGACGGCTATGGGCGTAGACTCCGCACCGCCAGAAGCACCATTTCGAAAACTTGAGATAGCACTAGAAAACTCAGGACTCAATTACAATATAATAAGACCCAATTGGTTTATGCAGAATTTTAATTCATTTTGGATACATGGTATACTGGCTGATAGAAAGGTCTATTTCCCTGGCGGTAAAGCGAACGTTAGTTTTATAGATGCTCATGACATTGCGAGTGTTGCGGCTTCTCTGATCACTGACGATTCCAAGAAGAATCTTTCGTACAATTTGACCGGTAGTGAATCAATTGATCATGACAAAGCGGCATCAATCATGTCACAAGTTACAGGATTGGACATTCAATATGTTGATGTGAATCCAGATGATTTTTACAAAAGTTTGGTTTCTGCAGGATTATCTGAGGATTATTCTAAATTCTTACTCTATATTGCTAGTGCACTTAGAGATGGGTATGCCGCACCAATTTCGAATTCTGTAAAAGAGTTAACTGGTAAAGATCCAATTACTTTTGAAAAGTATGCAAGAACTTATAAGGAAAGTTGGATTAAATAG
- a CDS encoding response regulator, whose protein sequence is MFKVLLVDDDAITLMMCKMVLQKASFSSDVASVLNGKQALEFFQEISSQNTVNSENGNQDRFIPDIVFLDLNMPVMGGWDFLDEYMNKFRPSFPDTKVVILSSTVDPDDYKKAKDYSVVYDFFSKPISVSILNDIKQRIQNA, encoded by the coding sequence TTGTTCAAAGTTCTACTTGTAGATGATGATGCTATAACTTTAATGATGTGTAAAATGGTTTTACAAAAGGCTTCATTTTCAAGCGATGTTGCCTCAGTCCTCAATGGCAAACAAGCTCTAGAGTTTTTTCAGGAAATCTCAAGTCAAAATACCGTAAATAGCGAAAATGGTAACCAAGATAGATTCATTCCGGACATTGTGTTCTTGGACTTGAATATGCCAGTGATGGGAGGATGGGATTTTCTTGATGAATATATGAATAAGTTTCGTCCATCATTCCCTGATACAAAAGTTGTTATTCTATCATCGACAGTAGATCCAGATGATTACAAGAAAGCTAAGGATTATTCTGTTGTGTACGACTTTTTCTCGAAACCCATATCTGTATCCATTCTGAATGATATCAAGCAAAGAATTCAAAATGCTTGA
- a CDS encoding ABC transporter ATP-binding protein codes for MIEIKNLTRYYGSKKALNNVSFEIEKGDTVGILGPNGSGKTTLINIILGMLKPDEGSVFYDSVNLTADTSRILSNVGAVVEIPRLYPQLSGTDNLLVFANFLNIPNRKEKITELLSLVGLSDAGSVPFKNYSLGMKQRLGIALSLLNDPEILVFDEPTNGLDPEGIMKVREIIQKLSATGKTVILCSHLISEVELVCKKIVILRNGDLRKLISSKELEGRENLFYISISDENFTRLEDYCENEPSIEIIESSRNNSSIKVKWNQESDASVLLKKMVDANLPVNGFYKEQIPLEDLFLEAVK; via the coding sequence ATGATAGAAATAAAAAATTTAACAAGATACTATGGGTCGAAAAAAGCATTAAATAATGTCAGTTTCGAAATTGAGAAAGGCGATACGGTCGGAATTTTGGGACCGAATGGATCCGGTAAGACAACTCTGATCAATATTATATTGGGTATGCTGAAGCCTGATGAAGGAAGTGTCTTTTATGATTCTGTCAATCTTACTGCGGATACCTCAAGAATTCTATCGAATGTAGGGGCTGTAGTTGAGATTCCAAGACTTTATCCTCAACTATCAGGGACAGACAATTTACTTGTATTTGCAAATTTTCTAAATATACCGAATCGAAAAGAAAAAATTACCGAATTACTTTCATTAGTTGGTCTTTCCGATGCAGGTTCAGTTCCTTTCAAAAACTATTCATTGGGAATGAAACAAAGATTGGGGATTGCTCTTAGTTTACTCAATGATCCAGAAATTTTAGTTTTTGATGAGCCGACGAATGGACTTGATCCAGAAGGGATCATGAAAGTTCGAGAGATTATACAGAAATTATCAGCAACTGGCAAGACAGTCATTTTGTGTAGCCATTTGATCTCCGAAGTCGAGCTAGTTTGTAAAAAAATCGTAATCTTAAGAAATGGAGATCTTCGTAAATTGATTTCTTCCAAAGAATTGGAAGGTCGAGAGAATTTATTTTATATATCTATTTCGGATGAGAATTTCACGAGATTAGAGGATTATTGTGAGAACGAACCCTCGATTGAAATCATTGAATCATCTCGTAATAATTCTTCCATAAAGGTAAAATGGAACCAAGAATCTGATGCATCCGTCTTACTCAAGAAGATGGTCGATGCAAACCTTCCCGTTAATGGATTTTACAAAGAACAGATTCCTTTAGAGGATCTATTTCTTGAGGCAGTGAAATAA
- a CDS encoding PAS domain S-box protein has protein sequence MMYPEKEIRILIVEDNEGDFLLIEDFLKDELVLSVRNHVRSFREFLNTIQRNQNFDIILLDLSLPDASGESLVEKTISLAKDIPVVVLTGYTDRLFGIKSLSLGVSDYLLKDGLTSASLSKSIFYSIERKIINRRIEVSEQNYRNLFQLSPIAKYVFEYETLRFLDVNKAAINRYGYSHEEFLEMTITAIRPEEDVPNLLQILESFRYDPELIYKGIFKHRIKNGELIDVQIQCNRIEYGEKNAYLVVAEDITEQLAIERERSENERKLIEEEHRLKLFESVIKNTSDAVLITEAEPISDPGPRILYMNQAFCDMTGYTQEEVIGKSPRMFQGEKTSKEELSNLKDALKNWQPHTTEILNYRKNGEEYWVQFSVVPVANAEGIYTHWIAIERDVTERKKQEAEREALIQELALKIKDLQQFAYITSHNLRAPLSNLIGFLSLIDLEAINDPELQNIIQGIQSSTDLLNLTIEDLIRILIIKDNPSLEKETLVFQNMVNIAVRQLSNSIKNLDAEIACDFSKASSIQFQKSYLESIFLNLIGNAVKYHSPKRKLIIQITSFQEGEKIGLTIQDNGLGIDLKYNKKRIFGLYQRFHNHGDSKGLGLYLVKSQLEAMGASITVTSEVDVGTTFKILFKGE, from the coding sequence ATGATGTATCCCGAAAAAGAAATAAGAATCTTAATCGTAGAAGATAATGAAGGAGATTTTCTTCTCATTGAGGATTTTTTAAAGGATGAATTGGTTCTATCTGTTCGCAATCATGTTCGATCTTTTCGTGAATTTCTAAATACAATTCAGAGAAATCAAAATTTTGACATTATCTTGTTGGATTTATCTCTCCCTGACGCAAGCGGTGAAAGCTTAGTAGAAAAAACAATCAGTCTAGCGAAAGACATTCCAGTCGTTGTTCTAACTGGATATACGGACAGATTGTTCGGAATCAAATCATTATCCCTTGGAGTTTCTGATTATTTACTTAAAGACGGACTGACTTCTGCTTCTTTGAGCAAGAGCATATTCTACAGCATAGAAAGAAAAATTATCAATCGTAGAATTGAAGTATCCGAACAAAATTATCGAAATCTTTTTCAATTAAGTCCAATCGCTAAATACGTATTTGAGTATGAAACTCTCCGGTTCTTGGATGTGAATAAAGCCGCAATCAATCGATATGGCTATTCACATGAAGAGTTTCTGGAGATGACGATCACTGCCATACGTCCTGAGGAAGATGTTCCTAACTTGCTGCAGATTCTAGAATCATTTCGATACGATCCTGAACTTATCTACAAAGGTATTTTCAAACATAGAATTAAGAATGGTGAATTGATTGATGTCCAGATTCAGTGCAATCGAATCGAATATGGTGAGAAGAATGCGTATTTGGTCGTTGCTGAAGATATCACAGAGCAATTAGCGATCGAACGAGAAAGGTCTGAGAACGAAAGAAAATTAATAGAAGAAGAACATAGACTCAAGTTATTTGAATCAGTGATTAAGAATACATCGGATGCTGTTTTGATTACAGAGGCAGAACCGATCAGCGATCCTGGACCAAGAATTCTTTATATGAATCAAGCTTTTTGTGATATGACAGGTTATACACAAGAGGAAGTGATTGGGAAGTCACCAAGAATGTTCCAGGGTGAGAAAACAAGTAAAGAAGAATTAAGTAATTTAAAGGATGCTCTTAAGAACTGGCAGCCACATACAACGGAGATTTTGAACTATCGCAAAAATGGTGAAGAGTATTGGGTTCAATTTTCCGTCGTTCCAGTTGCAAACGCAGAAGGAATCTATACTCACTGGATTGCGATTGAGCGCGACGTTACCGAAAGAAAAAAACAAGAAGCTGAGCGCGAAGCACTGATCCAAGAATTGGCTCTCAAGATCAAGGACTTACAACAATTTGCGTATATAACCTCCCACAATCTGCGTGCACCCTTATCCAATTTGATTGGTTTCTTGAGTCTTATAGATCTTGAGGCAATAAATGATCCGGAGCTTCAAAACATCATTCAAGGAATACAATCTTCAACGGATCTCTTGAATCTAACCATAGAAGATTTGATTCGAATTCTAATTATAAAAGACAATCCGTCTTTAGAAAAAGAAACATTAGTATTTCAGAATATGGTTAATATAGCCGTCAGGCAGCTATCGAATTCAATAAAAAATTTAGACGCAGAAATTGCTTGTGATTTTAGTAAAGCAAGTTCTATTCAATTTCAGAAATCTTATTTAGAAAGTATTTTTTTGAACCTGATTGGAAATGCAGTGAAATACCATTCTCCAAAACGTAAATTAATCATTCAGATAACAAGTTTTCAGGAAGGTGAGAAAATTGGTCTTACAATCCAAGACAATGGATTAGGAATAGATCTGAAATACAATAAGAAAAGAATCTTTGGATTGTATCAGAGATTTCATAATCATGGAGATAGTAAAGGACTTGGACTCTATCTAGTCAAATCTCAGCTTGAGGCTATGGGTGCCTCTATCACAGTTACGAGCGAAGTGGACGTCGGGACAACCTTCAAAATTTTGTTTAAAGGAGAATAA
- a CDS encoding PAS domain S-box protein produces the protein MISENFSADWELQLLLENTQESFLIIDRNLAVISFNRQFEFLYSKYFGIQVRKGVSILEYAQPERREIVAEIYRKVFAGEEIISEIVVPTKEGNTRYFELKYKPAFDTDRNTVGAFISCIDITDRKNYEATIIGRENRFRSLVENSRDSVAIISADGQPTYVTPSIEKVLGYTEEESSKLDLFSLIHDDDKEGVQNALSQAIQNPGISIPGHTSRMLHKNGSWRWIESTIKNLLDDPNIQGIVDNFRDVTDSHNYRLEQNLISQILRTFHTKEDLEESIVDVLKLIGLYFGFDLGEAWLVSRTGNQIHLRGKWCRSHELEIESINSFSKFKRGEGLPGSTWEEKEIIFWENLSENPKFVQRDYLSKLNLTAGLGLPISIDNQVIAVFVFFSNKNNHIAFNQHELLEKISLHIGIDIARKISEDGLKNILRNSPDLLGIMNFQGQLLETNPAFLNSLEYSESELLSRIFTYYIHSEDKELMEKWIDSISNDRNPDPVIIRCQTKLNQIKWISWSFSRVTQDSDVFFIYGKDITERKQNEIKLLELNTILGKRAIELISTNRELEQFAFIASHDLQEPLRMVTSFLSRLETRYKDVLDDVAKQYIDFAVDGATRMRRIILDLLEYSRLGKKDLPIETIELGNLLKVVLNFNKTMIDETNAIIEIKMPMPTIQGAKTLIQQVFHNIIVNAIKYRNPDCRPEIEISHSENPTHWIFSIKDNGIGIDKLFFDKIFVIFQRLHSREEYSGTGIGLAITKKIVENHNGTVWVESELGKGSVFHFSIGKNQ, from the coding sequence ATGATTTCGGAAAACTTTTCTGCGGATTGGGAGCTTCAGCTCTTACTTGAGAATACGCAGGAGAGTTTTCTGATTATAGACCGCAATCTTGCAGTTATTTCCTTCAATCGTCAATTCGAGTTTCTCTATTCCAAGTATTTTGGTATCCAGGTTCGAAAAGGTGTAAGTATTTTAGAATATGCTCAACCAGAAAGAAGAGAGATTGTAGCAGAAATTTATAGGAAAGTCTTTGCTGGTGAAGAAATAATTTCTGAAATTGTAGTCCCAACAAAAGAGGGAAATACTCGCTACTTTGAGTTAAAATATAAACCGGCATTTGATACAGATCGCAATACAGTTGGAGCGTTTATTTCATGTATAGATATTACTGACCGGAAAAATTACGAAGCAACCATTATAGGTCGTGAGAATCGATTTAGATCTTTGGTTGAGAATAGTCGCGATTCCGTTGCAATTATATCGGCAGATGGTCAGCCAACTTATGTAACTCCATCCATAGAAAAAGTCTTAGGATATACAGAAGAAGAAAGCAGTAAATTAGATTTGTTTTCTCTTATACATGATGATGACAAAGAAGGCGTGCAGAATGCACTCAGTCAAGCTATCCAAAATCCAGGAATTTCTATTCCAGGGCATACTTCTCGAATGCTTCACAAAAATGGAAGCTGGAGATGGATAGAATCCACAATTAAGAATCTCCTCGACGATCCAAATATTCAAGGTATAGTTGATAATTTTCGTGATGTAACGGATAGTCATAATTATCGCCTAGAACAAAATTTAATCTCGCAAATCCTACGAACATTTCATACAAAAGAAGATTTGGAAGAATCCATAGTTGATGTTCTCAAATTGATCGGTCTGTATTTTGGTTTTGATCTTGGTGAGGCTTGGCTTGTCAGTCGAACTGGCAATCAGATCCATTTGCGAGGGAAGTGGTGTCGGAGCCATGAACTTGAAATCGAATCTATAAATTCTTTTAGCAAGTTCAAAAGAGGAGAAGGTTTACCCGGAAGCACATGGGAAGAGAAAGAAATTATTTTCTGGGAAAATTTATCCGAGAATCCGAAATTTGTTCAACGTGATTATTTATCCAAACTAAATCTTACTGCAGGTTTAGGCTTACCTATATCAATCGACAATCAGGTAATTGCAGTCTTTGTTTTCTTTAGCAATAAGAACAACCATATTGCCTTCAACCAACATGAACTCTTGGAAAAGATCTCACTGCATATCGGAATCGATATTGCAAGAAAAATCAGCGAGGATGGGCTAAAGAATATTCTGCGGAATTCTCCGGATTTATTAGGCATTATGAATTTTCAGGGTCAATTGCTTGAGACAAATCCAGCCTTCTTAAATAGTTTAGAATATTCTGAATCTGAATTATTATCGAGAATTTTTACCTACTATATACATTCAGAAGATAAAGAGTTGATGGAGAAATGGATTGATTCGATCTCAAATGATAGAAATCCAGATCCTGTCATCATTCGGTGCCAGACAAAATTGAATCAGATTAAGTGGATTTCTTGGTCTTTCTCCAGGGTAACGCAAGACAGTGATGTTTTTTTTATATATGGCAAAGATATTACAGAAAGAAAACAAAATGAGATCAAATTACTTGAGCTCAATACAATTCTTGGGAAAAGAGCGATTGAATTGATTTCGACCAATCGAGAGTTGGAACAATTTGCATTTATAGCTTCGCATGACCTCCAAGAACCACTTAGGATGGTAACAAGTTTCCTATCAAGACTAGAGACTCGATACAAAGATGTTTTGGATGATGTAGCTAAGCAATATATAGATTTCGCAGTGGATGGCGCGACTCGAATGCGCCGAATCATTCTGGATCTGCTTGAGTATTCAAGATTGGGTAAAAAAGATTTACCTATTGAAACCATTGAATTAGGAAATTTATTAAAGGTCGTTCTGAATTTTAATAAAACTATGATTGACGAAACCAATGCGATTATTGAGATTAAGATGCCCATGCCGACGATCCAGGGAGCTAAGACGTTAATTCAACAGGTTTTTCATAATATCATAGTTAATGCCATAAAATATCGAAATCCGGATTGCAGACCGGAAATCGAGATTTCTCATTCTGAAAACCCGACTCATTGGATTTTTTCGATCAAAGACAATGGAATTGGAATTGATAAACTTTTTTTTGACAAAATTTTCGTCATATTCCAACGACTACACAGTAGAGAAGAATATTCTGGTACGGGAATCGGTCTTGCTATCACCAAGAAAATTGTCGAAAACCACAATGGAACTGTCTGGGTTGAATCTGAATTAGGTAAGGGAAGTGTCTTTCATTTCTCAATTGGAAAGAATCAATGA
- a CDS encoding ankyrin repeat domain-containing protein has translation MFFDQWKRFYKYPIILAVAFYGIGSFTLSAEEASDVGEVLDPGCGLPIFNDTKLIKQRAVWISNVRWATGSKIPVYFMNGTAEQKASTEHCAREWERYGNFSFDFKQGVKRSNELAINIKFGPQKQGVLGWSYLGTGMTDPNRSSMEYDTPYKGANACSTIVHEFGHALGLHHEQYNPSNKSTWIPEKVYDYFGNKMGWSRNTIDTDILQLRADKYSNYTKADPVSVMAYYFPGELFKSGKPMGRRFGLSQGDIEGIMKMFPGKPRPSDTKPIHLYFKNSGIAIRSTAKNGKMTIFVNGQAVETIDSTGGRNSQKVINLDDKISKSRLDVISFSFQSNNRDFAYWLNIEEGSESLFGLHCDPNTHCDGFKQGFYLTHVSNGNRGQHSNLGQQNVATTTTTNPSSTTTTNPTSTTSTTTTTTTTTTTNNTEPLNPELNSNLIYHCYEGNTNEVRSLLNRGADPNAKYEGWTPLLYASYMGHEQVVLELLRKNADFSETYQGWNARMFAVEKGHKKIVEMIDAAMGFHPDQQKTNRSLPSLPGK, from the coding sequence ATGTTTTTTGACCAATGGAAAAGATTCTATAAGTACCCAATAATTTTAGCAGTCGCTTTTTACGGAATAGGGAGTTTTACCCTATCCGCAGAAGAGGCATCGGATGTCGGCGAAGTCCTGGATCCTGGATGTGGCTTGCCGATCTTCAATGATACCAAACTTATCAAGCAAAGGGCAGTCTGGATCTCAAACGTTCGCTGGGCAACTGGATCAAAAATCCCCGTTTATTTTATGAACGGGACTGCAGAACAAAAAGCTTCAACCGAACACTGTGCACGTGAATGGGAACGATATGGCAATTTCAGTTTTGACTTCAAGCAAGGTGTAAAGAGAAGCAATGAACTTGCTATAAATATAAAATTTGGTCCGCAGAAACAAGGTGTGTTGGGATGGTCTTATCTAGGAACAGGTATGACGGATCCAAATAGATCCAGTATGGAATATGATACTCCTTACAAAGGTGCCAATGCCTGCAGTACAATCGTTCATGAATTTGGGCACGCTCTCGGCCTCCATCATGAGCAATACAATCCATCGAATAAATCCACCTGGATTCCAGAAAAAGTCTATGATTATTTTGGAAATAAAATGGGCTGGAGTCGAAATACAATCGATACAGATATTCTGCAATTACGAGCCGATAAATATTCCAATTATACAAAGGCAGATCCAGTATCCGTTATGGCTTACTATTTTCCTGGAGAATTATTCAAATCCGGCAAACCTATGGGAAGGAGATTCGGACTTTCTCAAGGTGACATTGAAGGAATCATGAAAATGTTTCCTGGAAAACCAAGACCGAGTGACACTAAACCAATCCATCTGTATTTCAAAAATAGTGGAATAGCTATTCGATCAACAGCTAAGAATGGCAAGATGACAATATTTGTCAATGGGCAGGCAGTTGAGACAATTGACTCAACTGGAGGACGCAATTCTCAAAAAGTTATCAATCTAGATGATAAGATCAGCAAATCAAGATTAGATGTAATTTCTTTTAGTTTTCAGTCAAATAATCGTGATTTTGCATATTGGTTGAATATAGAAGAAGGAAGTGAATCCTTATTTGGTCTTCACTGCGATCCCAATACACATTGTGATGGATTCAAGCAAGGTTTCTATCTAACTCATGTCTCCAATGGAAATCGTGGTCAACATTCCAATCTTGGACAACAAAATGTTGCAACTACAACTACAACGAATCCAAGTTCGACTACAACTACGAATCCGACTTCAACGACCTCAACTACTACTACTACTACAACCACGACTACTACCAATAATACGGAACCTCTCAATCCAGAATTGAATAGCAACTTAATCTATCATTGCTACGAAGGCAACACGAATGAAGTAAGGAGTTTACTGAATCGAGGTGCCGATCCAAATGCTAAATACGAAGGTTGGACTCCTCTTTTGTATGCATCTTATATGGGGCATGAACAAGTGGTTTTGGAATTATTGAGAAAGAATGCGGATTTCTCAGAGACCTATCAAGGATGGAATGCACGTATGTTTGCCGTTGAGAAAGGTCATAAGAAAATTGTCGAGATGATAGATGCCGCTATGGGTTTTCATCCCGATCAACAAAAGACCAATAGAAGTCTACCCAGCTTGCCTGGAAAATGA
- a CDS encoding ABC transporter permease subunit: protein MNSDNTINKQNNILMTQQSSSQFIEFFHATRSELLKLNLLKVPLRIAVINIVVLFCILGIYFQFSSRSDVQVDYSLERHKSIIEILSFFTHFIFLMIISVTICTQFGREFEWRTVHQFFIKGLSRTNLILSKFIAFSIIFILEYLLYSFLILGIFFLFSPASFTETFSSIPWIDQLAPLVGIPLTVAISIFSVTTKFSATSALVQNVLYFILFEGVFRGILSGIQMIEKIEWLDQLREFFPYKSYLSISNESPDNWKFMIAVIAATLVLLGIAVVRMNRKEPALINT, encoded by the coding sequence ATGAATTCTGACAATACAATAAACAAACAAAATAATATTCTAATGACCCAACAATCAAGCAGTCAATTCATTGAATTTTTCCATGCAACCAGATCTGAGTTGTTGAAATTGAATCTCCTCAAAGTTCCTCTTAGAATAGCTGTGATCAATATTGTGGTTCTCTTTTGTATCTTGGGAATATATTTTCAATTTTCGTCTAGGTCGGATGTTCAAGTTGACTATAGCTTAGAAAGGCATAAATCAATCATCGAAATACTTTCGTTTTTTACCCATTTTATATTTCTAATGATTATTTCTGTTACAATTTGTACTCAATTCGGACGTGAGTTTGAATGGCGAACGGTTCATCAGTTTTTTATCAAAGGACTCAGCCGAACGAATCTAATTCTTTCTAAATTTATTGCATTCTCGATAATTTTTATATTAGAATATTTGTTGTATTCATTTCTAATCTTGGGAATATTTTTTCTTTTTTCTCCAGCTAGTTTTACAGAAACCTTCTCATCCATTCCATGGATTGATCAGTTGGCTCCTTTAGTAGGAATTCCATTAACGGTTGCTATATCCATTTTTTCAGTAACTACTAAGTTTTCTGCAACTTCTGCTTTAGTTCAGAATGTTCTATATTTTATTCTGTTTGAAGGTGTTTTTCGCGGAATACTGAGTGGAATCCAAATGATTGAGAAAATCGAATGGTTGGATCAGCTTAGGGAATTTTTCCCTTATAAATCATATCTTTCTATTAGTAACGAATCTCCAGATAATTGGAAATTTATGATTGCGGTTATTGCTGCAACTTTGGTGCTTTTAGGTATCGCTGTGGTAAGAATGAACCGAAAAGAACCTGCACTTATTAATACTTAG
- a CDS encoding AraC family transcriptional regulator, with product MDLLSEILDTANWKNDLLSRKTLHGNWGLKFPCERSGGFHIITQGFCYVRFNKQIIKLEKGDLFFITQGLHHDLVSTPKEKALDINQFHSLREATKLDPNESKMAFISVRYEVPDGPRHPFFNALPEYIHVKGHEVPNHDPIHSTTQLISQEIESGIGSSLIIQRLTDILLYYAIRRWIETNSSNNPGWIAVFRDEKILSCLETIHKNPLHNWTIESLANTVGMSRASLAARFKQALGETPIDYLAKLRLDRGRYLLENADVTLEDVSRQVGYSSAFAFSKAYKRIYGHSPRSKNNFIREEIAIHSDSESFSRQAG from the coding sequence ATGGATCTACTATCAGAAATTCTCGACACAGCAAATTGGAAGAATGATTTACTCTCAAGAAAGACTCTTCATGGCAATTGGGGTTTAAAATTCCCATGCGAAAGAAGTGGCGGATTTCATATTATTACACAAGGCTTTTGTTATGTGAGATTCAATAAACAAATTATAAAACTAGAAAAGGGAGATCTATTCTTTATCACGCAAGGACTTCATCATGATCTCGTATCAACGCCAAAAGAGAAAGCACTCGACATCAATCAATTCCATTCCCTTAGAGAAGCGACTAAGTTAGATCCAAACGAATCAAAAATGGCTTTCATTTCTGTTCGCTATGAAGTTCCAGACGGGCCGCGTCATCCTTTTTTTAACGCTCTGCCAGAATATATCCATGTAAAAGGTCATGAAGTACCCAATCACGACCCAATTCACTCCACCACACAATTGATCTCTCAAGAAATTGAATCTGGCATCGGCTCATCGCTCATTATTCAAAGGTTAACTGATATTTTATTATATTATGCTATTCGAAGATGGATTGAAACTAATTCTTCTAATAATCCTGGATGGATTGCAGTTTTTCGAGATGAGAAAATTCTATCATGCCTCGAAACAATTCATAAGAATCCATTACACAATTGGACGATTGAATCACTAGCCAATACAGTAGGAATGTCCCGAGCATCACTTGCAGCCAGATTCAAACAAGCACTAGGTGAGACACCGATTGATTATCTAGCTAAATTGAGGCTCGATCGTGGTCGTTATCTTCTAGAGAACGCAGACGTCACTCTGGAAGATGTTTCTAGGCAAGTTGGATATTCGTCTGCTTTTGCATTTTCGAAAGCATATAAAAGAATCTACGGCCATTCTCCACGAAGTAAGAACAATTTCATTCGTGAAGAAATAGCAATACATTCCGATTCGGAATCATTTTCCAGGCAAGCTGGGTAG
- a CDS encoding response regulator, which produces MNSIHVLLVEDNDGDILLTKEALLEGKFSNEVTVIKDGWKAIQYLEEVDLDGNLKNQIPDLILLDVNLPKMNGHEVLNRIKANHKIKHIPVIMLTTSSLDADINLSYRSYVNCYITKPIDVNDYVSIVHKIQNFWISAVQLPRLKME; this is translated from the coding sequence ATGAACTCAATACATGTTTTGCTTGTGGAAGATAATGACGGAGATATCCTGCTCACGAAAGAAGCCTTGCTGGAAGGTAAGTTCTCGAATGAGGTAACTGTCATAAAAGATGGTTGGAAGGCAATCCAATATTTAGAAGAAGTAGATTTAGACGGGAATTTGAAAAATCAAATCCCAGATTTGATTCTATTGGATGTGAATCTTCCAAAAATGAATGGTCATGAAGTACTGAATCGAATTAAGGCGAATCATAAAATCAAGCATATTCCTGTAATTATGCTTACAACATCTTCCTTGGATGCTGATATCAATCTTTCGTATCGAAGTTATGTAAATTGTTACATAACGAAACCGATTGATGTAAACGACTATGTAAGTATCGTTCATAAAATCCAAAACTTCTGGATATCGGCAGTTCAATTGCCTAGATTGAAAATGGAATGA